The following are encoded together in the Daucus carota subsp. sativus chromosome 5, DH1 v3.0, whole genome shotgun sequence genome:
- the LOC108220753 gene encoding ubiquitin-conjugating enzyme E2 7 isoform X1, which translates to MASPSQASLLLQKQLKDLCKNPVDGFSAGLVDESNLFEWSVTIIGPPDTLYDGGFFNAIMTFPQNYPNSPPTVRFTSEVWHPNVYSDGKVCISILHPPGDDPNGYELASERWTPVHTVESIVLSIISMLSSPNDESPANVEAAKEWRERRDDFKKKVGRCVRRSQEMM; encoded by the exons ATGGCTTCACCATCACAAGCAAGCCTCCTTTTGCAAAAGCAACTCAAGG ATCTTTGTAAGAATCCGGTGGATGGGTTTTCAGCTGGCTTGGTTGATGAAAGTAATCTTTTTGAGTGGAGTGTGACAATTATTGGGCCACCAGATACTTTATA TGATGGAGGCTTCTTTAATGCTATTATGACGTTCCCACAGAATTATCCAAACAGCCCTCCTACTGTGAGGTTTACCTCAGAAGTATGGCACCCCAATG TTTACTCTGATGGGAAGGTTTGCATCTCCATACTTCATCCCCCGGGTGATGATCCTAACGGATATGAGCTTGCTAGTGAGCGCTGGACCCCAGTCCATACA GTAGAGAGTATAGTTCTAAGTATTATATCAATGCTTTCAAGTCCAAATGATGAATCTCCAGCAAATGTGGAAGCTGCG AAAGAATGGAGAGAAAGAAGAGATGATTTCAAGAAGAAAGTCGGCCGATGTGTGAGACGGTCTCAAGAGATGATGTGA
- the LOC108220753 gene encoding ubiquitin-conjugating enzyme E2 7 isoform X2: MASPSQASLLLQKQLKDLCKNPVDGFSAGLVDESNLFEWSVTIIGPPDTLYDGGFFNAIMTFPQNYPNSPPTVRFTSEVWHPNVYSDGKVCISILHPPGDDPNGYELASERWTPVHTVESIVLSIISMLSSPNDESPANVEAANGEKEEMISRRKSADV, from the exons ATGGCTTCACCATCACAAGCAAGCCTCCTTTTGCAAAAGCAACTCAAGG ATCTTTGTAAGAATCCGGTGGATGGGTTTTCAGCTGGCTTGGTTGATGAAAGTAATCTTTTTGAGTGGAGTGTGACAATTATTGGGCCACCAGATACTTTATA TGATGGAGGCTTCTTTAATGCTATTATGACGTTCCCACAGAATTATCCAAACAGCCCTCCTACTGTGAGGTTTACCTCAGAAGTATGGCACCCCAATG TTTACTCTGATGGGAAGGTTTGCATCTCCATACTTCATCCCCCGGGTGATGATCCTAACGGATATGAGCTTGCTAGTGAGCGCTGGACCCCAGTCCATACA GTAGAGAGTATAGTTCTAAGTATTATATCAATGCTTTCAAGTCCAAATGATGAATCTCCAGCAAATGTGGAAGCTGCG AATGGAGAGAAAGAAGAGATGATTTCAAGAAGAAAGTCGGCCGATGTGTGA